The Petrotoga sibirica DSM 13575 genome contains a region encoding:
- a CDS encoding M42 family metallopeptidase — translation MRKYLKDLTNLPGISSREEKIREYIKSKVANKVDEITEDNMGNLLCLIKGKDSSKKLMLDAHMDEVGFMITKINEDGTFGISPVGGVDPRVVKSQRLKIEEKISAVVNSTPIHLEKEIDKVEQYESIKVYVGFSNKEEASKKVHLGDMVTFDTTYYEANNYAVAKAFDDRVGCSIMMDVIDYFFEKGEKPLYDTYFNFATQEETGLRGTGTVASKIQPNFAIVLEGTTAGDNPENTQDKWATHIGNGPVLTFMHSGLVLNQEIFEKIVDTAKKLGINFQYKRRTAGGTDAARLAKTLYGIPAGVISVPCRYIHSPQSIMHLQDYELTYQLVKQLVVNTPF, via the coding sequence AACCAATCTTCCTGGAATATCTTCAAGAGAAGAAAAAATAAGAGAGTACATAAAGTCAAAAGTTGCTAACAAGGTTGATGAAATCACTGAGGATAACATGGGAAACCTACTATGCTTAATTAAAGGTAAAGATTCTTCCAAAAAATTGATGCTGGACGCGCACATGGATGAAGTTGGCTTTATGATCACTAAAATAAATGAAGACGGTACTTTTGGCATATCTCCCGTGGGGGGTGTTGACCCAAGGGTAGTAAAAAGTCAGAGATTAAAAATCGAAGAAAAAATATCTGCTGTTGTCAATTCTACACCTATTCACTTAGAAAAAGAAATAGACAAAGTTGAACAGTATGAAAGTATAAAGGTCTACGTTGGATTTTCCAACAAAGAGGAAGCGTCTAAAAAGGTTCATTTGGGTGATATGGTTACATTTGATACTACTTATTATGAGGCAAATAACTATGCTGTGGCCAAAGCTTTTGATGATAGAGTTGGATGTTCTATTATGATGGATGTAATAGACTATTTTTTTGAAAAAGGCGAGAAACCCCTTTACGACACATACTTCAATTTTGCTACTCAAGAAGAAACTGGATTGAGAGGTACAGGAACTGTAGCTTCAAAAATACAACCAAATTTCGCTATTGTATTAGAAGGTACAACAGCAGGTGACAACCCTGAAAATACACAGGATAAATGGGCAACACATATTGGAAATGGACCTGTCTTAACATTCATGCATAGCGGTTTAGTACTTAACCAAGAAATCTTTGAAAAGATCGTAGATACTGCAAAGAAATTAGGTATTAATTTCCAATACAAAAGGCGAACGGCAGGTGGAACTGATGCTGCTAGACTTGCAAAGACCCTTTATGGAATTCCCGCTGGGGTAATATCTGTGCCGTGCCGATACATACATTCTCCACAATCTATAATGCATTTACAAGATTACGAACTTACCTACCAATTGGTAAAACAATTAGTTGTTAACACACCATTTTAA
- a CDS encoding M42 family metallopeptidase encodes MKELIKNITELYGPSGREDQVRDFIKEQIKDYVDDIKTDKLGNLIATKKGNSGKTILFDAHMDEIGVVVTHILDKGFLKVEQVGGQNPVNLIGSRLIFNGRIGVVGVEGESEKELKDNYKNLSLDNIFVDIGVSSKEEAEKIAPIGTFGTFAEGFVDYGNYCMSKAMDDRIGCAILIESIKNMKDNQHTVLFAFTVQEEVGLVGSFVSSYDYQVDRAIAVDVTDSLDTPKALKRMSMALGKGPCIKIKDNLSVSDREVVEWIKNAALANNIPYQFEVLTFGGTNAAGYQRTKSGIPSGTISIPTRYIHSPHEMLCYSDVEYTVKLLNTLSKTNF; translated from the coding sequence TTGAAAGAGCTAATAAAAAATATCACTGAGCTTTATGGGCCAAGTGGAAGAGAAGACCAAGTGAGAGATTTTATAAAAGAACAGATTAAAGATTATGTGGATGATATTAAAACTGATAAGTTAGGAAATCTTATTGCCACAAAAAAAGGTAACTCTGGAAAAACTATATTATTTGACGCCCACATGGATGAAATAGGTGTTGTTGTTACTCACATTTTAGATAAAGGATTTTTAAAAGTAGAACAAGTTGGAGGCCAAAACCCTGTAAATTTAATTGGTTCCAGATTGATTTTTAATGGAAGAATAGGGGTTGTTGGAGTTGAGGGAGAAAGTGAAAAAGAATTAAAAGATAATTATAAGAACTTATCTTTAGACAACATATTTGTTGATATAGGCGTATCCTCAAAAGAAGAAGCGGAAAAAATTGCTCCTATAGGAACTTTTGGAACTTTCGCCGAAGGTTTTGTGGATTATGGTAATTATTGTATGTCAAAAGCAATGGATGACAGGATAGGATGCGCTATTTTAATAGAAAGTATAAAAAATATGAAAGATAATCAACACACCGTTTTATTCGCTTTTACAGTCCAAGAAGAAGTAGGTTTGGTCGGTTCTTTTGTTTCCTCTTATGATTACCAAGTCGACAGAGCAATAGCTGTTGATGTCACTGATTCCTTGGATACTCCAAAGGCTCTTAAAAGAATGAGCATGGCCTTGGGAAAAGGACCTTGTATTAAAATAAAAGATAATCTTTCTGTTAGTGACAGAGAAGTTGTAGAGTGGATAAAAAATGCTGCTTTGGCAAACAATATACCGTATCAGTTCGAGGTATTAACCTTTGGAGGAACAAATGCCGCGGGTTATCAAAGAACCAAATCTGGAATCCCTAGTGGTACCATTTCTATCCCTACCAGATACATACATTCACCTCACGAGATGTTATGCTATAGCGATGTTGAATACACGGTGAAACTGTTAAATACACTTAGTAAAACGAATTTTTAG
- the mgsA gene encoding methylglyoxal synthase — translation MVNVALIAHDKKKLDLALFAKEWKDVFKNCKLYATKTTGKILKEKVGLEIQTFESGPLGGDLQIGALAVSGKIDFAIFLRDPLTAQPHEPDVSAVLRICDVHNIPLATNLATAEAIVLEIQKKLNN, via the coding sequence ATGGTCAATGTAGCGTTAATTGCGCACGATAAAAAAAAGTTAGACCTTGCGCTCTTTGCCAAAGAATGGAAGGATGTATTTAAAAATTGCAAACTTTATGCTACAAAAACCACAGGAAAGATTTTAAAAGAAAAAGTTGGATTGGAGATACAAACTTTTGAATCTGGACCATTGGGAGGAGACTTACAAATAGGCGCTCTTGCTGTCAGTGGGAAAATAGATTTTGCCATCTTTTTGAGGGATCCATTGACAGCCCAACCACACGAACCTGATGTATCTGCAGTTTTACGTATTTGCGATGTACACAACATCCCTCTTGCTACTAATTTAGCAACCGCTGAGGCGATAGTTCTAGAAATTCAAAAAAAACTTAATAATTAA
- a CDS encoding helix-turn-helix domain-containing protein → MNENEKKWGAIDKKALLELVYEIKKRRLQMGITQKNLAERMGTTQAIISKFEKGNYNPTYLFLQRLTEVLGGSIKLYFEPRDDKEINSDDVSKNDNFQKIFHLKL, encoded by the coding sequence TTGAATGAAAATGAAAAGAAATGGGGAGCTATCGATAAAAAAGCTTTGTTAGAATTAGTATATGAGATTAAAAAAAGAAGATTACAAATGGGAATCACACAAAAAAACTTAGCTGAGCGAATGGGAACAACTCAGGCGATAATTTCTAAATTTGAAAAAGGAAACTACAATCCAACATATTTGTTTTTGCAAAGATTGACAGAAGTATTGGGTGGGAGTATCAAATTATATTTTGAGCCTAGAGATGATAAAGAGATAAATAGCGATGACGTTTCTAAAAATGATAATTTTCAAAAAATATTTCACTTAAAATTATAA
- a CDS encoding ABC transporter permease: protein MELFEYISSSSSIIIREFLNHLKIIGLSLPFSIGIGVPTGIFISRHPKAANIVIYIASILMTIPSLALFGIMVVILSPFGAGLGVTPAVIALIIYSLLPIIRNTLVAIQALDPQMIEAAKGMGMTESQILFKIRLPLSIPTIMSGVRNAVVMGVGVATLGYFVASGGLGYFIFAGLSRSRYPMVITGVILVSILGVLANYLLLKFEDLITPKGLKIKE from the coding sequence GTGGAACTTTTTGAATATATTTCTAGTAGTTCAAGTATTATAATTAGAGAATTTTTAAATCATTTAAAAATCATAGGTTTGTCATTACCTTTTTCTATAGGTATAGGAGTACCAACTGGAATTTTCATATCAAGGCATCCTAAAGCCGCAAACATAGTCATCTACATTGCTAGTATTCTTATGACTATTCCCAGTTTGGCGCTTTTTGGGATTATGGTTGTAATTTTATCTCCTTTTGGAGCTGGCTTAGGGGTTACACCTGCTGTGATAGCTTTGATTATATACTCTTTACTTCCAATTATAAGAAATACATTGGTAGCTATTCAAGCTCTTGATCCACAAATGATAGAGGCTGCAAAAGGAATGGGAATGACTGAATCTCAAATATTATTTAAAATCCGTTTACCTTTATCGATTCCTACCATCATGTCTGGTGTAAGAAATGCTGTAGTAATGGGAGTTGGAGTTGCTACTTTAGGATATTTTGTTGCTTCAGGAGGATTAGGATACTTTATTTTTGCTGGATTAAGCAGGTCAAGGTATCCAATGGTAATAACAGGGGTAATACTGGTCTCAATTTTGGGTGTTTTGGCTAATTATCTTTTACTAAAATTTGAGGATTTAATTACCCCAAAGGGTCTTAAAATTAAAGAATAA